Proteins from a single region of Antechinus flavipes isolate AdamAnt ecotype Samford, QLD, Australia chromosome 2, AdamAnt_v2, whole genome shotgun sequence:
- the LOC127550453 gene encoding outer membrane protein H.8-like isoform X4 codes for MKLLLLAFVIVSFLAQRTQGGWGEKKCFNNVGRCRASCKGNEKEHSTCDNKKKCCVPADKMPKDASGSSASSTTATAPPKAGALTTQPAAGGAPAAAAPTAAPAAAATPAAAAPAAATTAATTAAP; via the exons ATGAAGCTCCTTCTCCTGGCCTTTGTCATTGTCTCATTTCTGGCACAGAGAACCCAAG GtggttggggagaaaaaaaatgcttcaataatGTGGGGCGCTGTCGGGCGAGCTGCAAGGGTAACGAGAAGGAGCATTCTACGTGCGATAATAAGAAAAAGTGCTGTGTGCCCGCTGACAAAATGCCGAAGGATGCCTCAGGTTCGTCCGCGTCGAGCACGACTGCCACGGCACCTCCCAAAGCCGGAGCCTTGACCACCCAACCAGCTGCAGGTGGCGCTCCGGCTGCAGCTGCCCCTACCGCAGCCCCTGCAGCCGCAGCCACCCCAGCGGCCGCCGCCCCAGCGGCCGCCACCACCGCCGCTACCACGGCCGCCCCTTAG